The following nucleotide sequence is from Pseudarthrobacter psychrotolerans.
CGGCGCTTCCGGTCCGCAGATTCACTTGCTTGGGTTGGGAGCTGTGAGATCTTCACCCTGGGTTCCCGCCGTTCAGGGCTGCGACACAGTGTAGGTGTTCAGCGGCCGGCCGGTGCCGCCGTAGGTGAGGTCCAGGATGAGGAGGCCCTTGCGTTCGAGTGCGCTGAGGTAACGCTGGGCGGTCGGGCGGCTGATCCCGAGTCGTTCGGAGATCTCCGCGGCGCTGACGGGACCGGCGGCGGCTCGGACGGCGTCGAGCGCTTTTTGCATGGTGGGCTGCAGGCGCGGGGCCGGGGCGGCGGCCCTGATCCCGGCCGAGCGCGCGTTGTAGAGGCTGTCGACGGTTGCCTGGTTGGCGGTTGATGCGGATTCCAGCTCTTGCCGCCATCTTTGGTAGGCCTCCAGTTGTGTGCGGAGCCGGTCAGAGCTGAAGGGCTTGACGAGGTAATAGACCGCGCCGCTGCTCATGGCTGACTTGACGGTTGCCAGGTCCTGGGCGGCGGTGATGATGATGCAATCGACCTGGGTTCCTGCCGCCTGCAGGGACCGCAGCAGGGAGAGCCCGTCCTCGTCGGGAAGGTGCACGTCCAGCAGGAGCAGGTCCGGGTGTAGACGGGCGATTGCTTCGCGCGCCGCTGCGGCGCTGTACACCTGGCCCACGCATTCGAAGCCGTCAACCTTGGCCACGCGTGCCGCGTGGATTCCGGCGACCCTGAAATCGTCGTCAACCACCAATGTTTTAATCAATGCCCGCCCCTCCTGTCCTTGTCCGGTGGTGCGGGGTTTGCCGGCAGCCACACCTCAAAATTACCGCCGGGTCCCGGGAACACGTCCAGGGTTCCCCCGGCCCGGTGCACGATCCTGGCCACCAGAGCCAGCCCGATTCCACGCCGCATTCCCGGCCGCGGGTCCTTGGTGGAGTAGCCGTCAACCACCACCTGGTCGATCTTGTCTGCCGGGATGCCGGGGCCGTTGTCGCGCACGGCGATGAAAACGCCGTCGGCGTCGTCAAACTGTACCGTGACCGTGCGCGGCCGGGGCGTGTAGGCCAGCGCGTCCACGGCGTTGTCCAGGAGGTTGCCCACGATGGTCAGCAGTTCCGTCTGGTCCATCGGCGGGTGTTCCAGCCGGGACTCAGGGCTCACCTCGATTTGTACGTCCTGTTCGGCGGCAACGGTGATCTTGGCCAGCAGCAGGGCTGCCAGCTCCGGCGGCGCGATCCTTGCGCGCAGCCCTTCGCCGAGCGACCTGGACATGGCGGATACCTGCGAGACGTAGCTTTTGGCCTGGTCCACGTCCCCCATCTCCAGCAGGCCGTCGACGATGTGCATCCGGTTGGCGTATTCGTGCTCCAGGGCGCGCATTGCCTCCATCAGGCCCCGGACGGAGTGCAGGTCCCGGACCAGGCTCTCGATTTCTGTGCGGTCCCGCAGGG
It contains:
- a CDS encoding response regulator yields the protein MIKTLVVDDDFRVAGIHAARVAKVDGFECVGQVYSAAAAREAIARLHPDLLLLDVHLPDEDGLSLLRSLQAAGTQVDCIIITAAQDLATVKSAMSSGAVYYLVKPFSSDRLRTQLEAYQRWRQELESASTANQATVDSLYNARSAGIRAAAPAPRLQPTMQKALDAVRAAAGPVSAAEISERLGISRPTAQRYLSALERKGLLILDLTYGGTGRPLNTYTVSQP